The Vibrio tarriae genome includes a window with the following:
- the mnmC gene encoding bifunctional tRNA (5-methylaminomethyl-2-thiouridine)(34)-methyltransferase MnmD/FAD-dependent 5-carboxymethylaminomethyl-2-thiouridine(34) oxidoreductase MnmC, whose translation MSSISHAQLGWNDAGTPVSDQFDDVYFSNVNGLAETRYVFLEQNHLPQRWHNDDQRRFVIAETGFGTGLNFLAVWQAFVAFREANPDAKLKELHFISFEKYPLSKSDLIQAHQAWPELAQFAQKLHKHYPLAIPECQRIVLDDGLVTLDLWFGDIKDCLPKVATQEQGLVDAWFLDGFAPSKNPEMWNPNLFAGMAKLAKNGCTCATFTSAGFVRRGLIDAGFAMKKVKGFGTKREMIAGSLNEKVPYTNITPEFRVEATHDLRDVAIIGGGVASATLATTLAKRGIAVTLYCADQKPAQGASGNRQGAVYPLLSGDHNAVSRVFAPAFLFARQWIEQAAEQINFDHDWCGVTQLMWDEKATHKLKSMLEGDFPTQLVHGLSAEQTNQQVGVPVDKASVHYPLGGWLCPAELTQGLIHLLEQQGKLTAHYGTSIDALTWQPETQLWQLRSGGTLMSHQCVVIASGHQFDSLPQTAELPLGKVKGQVSHIPTTETLSKINSVLCYDGYMTPVSQQNGHHCIGASYDRQHLDATFDPQAQRENVQKLIHCLPEQTWPLEVDVSGNQSRQGVRCVSRDHLPFVGNVGEFSKITEQYRDLAQQQEVEPIALYPQLYALVGLGSRGLSSAPLMAELLASQMCGDPMPLGVDLLEQLHPSRMWVRKLRKGKALTQKV comes from the coding sequence ATGTCATCCATTTCACACGCCCAGCTTGGCTGGAACGACGCAGGAACCCCCGTCTCTGATCAATTTGACGATGTTTATTTCTCTAACGTCAATGGTCTGGCTGAGACGCGCTATGTGTTCCTTGAGCAGAATCATCTCCCACAAAGATGGCACAACGATGACCAAAGACGATTTGTGATTGCAGAAACCGGCTTCGGTACTGGCCTGAATTTTCTGGCGGTGTGGCAAGCGTTTGTCGCGTTTCGTGAAGCCAATCCCGATGCCAAACTCAAAGAGCTGCATTTCATCAGTTTTGAAAAATACCCGCTCAGTAAAAGCGATTTAATTCAAGCGCATCAAGCGTGGCCGGAACTGGCGCAATTCGCGCAAAAACTGCATAAGCACTACCCGTTAGCCATTCCAGAGTGTCAGCGGATTGTGTTGGATGATGGACTCGTCACGCTCGATCTCTGGTTTGGCGATATCAAAGACTGCCTGCCGAAAGTCGCAACACAAGAGCAAGGCTTAGTGGATGCATGGTTCCTCGATGGTTTTGCCCCAAGCAAAAACCCAGAAATGTGGAACCCAAACCTATTTGCAGGTATGGCCAAACTTGCGAAAAACGGTTGTACCTGCGCTACCTTTACTTCGGCTGGCTTTGTACGCCGTGGCTTGATTGACGCGGGTTTTGCGATGAAAAAGGTCAAAGGCTTTGGCACTAAGCGCGAAATGATTGCCGGCAGTCTGAATGAGAAGGTTCCGTACACCAATATTACGCCCGAATTTCGTGTTGAAGCCACTCACGACCTACGAGATGTAGCAATTATTGGTGGTGGCGTTGCCAGTGCAACCCTTGCGACAACACTAGCCAAACGTGGTATCGCAGTAACTCTTTATTGCGCAGATCAAAAACCGGCGCAAGGCGCATCCGGTAACCGACAAGGTGCGGTCTATCCGCTACTCAGTGGCGATCACAACGCAGTTTCACGAGTGTTTGCGCCTGCCTTTCTGTTTGCCCGCCAATGGATTGAACAAGCGGCGGAGCAGATAAACTTTGACCACGATTGGTGCGGCGTGACTCAATTAATGTGGGATGAAAAAGCCACGCACAAACTCAAGAGCATGCTTGAGGGGGATTTCCCAACACAATTAGTGCATGGTTTATCCGCAGAGCAAACCAACCAACAAGTCGGCGTGCCAGTGGATAAAGCCAGTGTGCATTATCCGCTCGGAGGCTGGCTCTGCCCTGCAGAGCTGACTCAAGGCTTAATCCATCTTTTAGAGCAGCAGGGCAAGCTCACCGCGCATTATGGCACGTCGATTGATGCCCTGACTTGGCAGCCAGAGACTCAGCTGTGGCAACTGCGCAGTGGCGGCACTCTCATGTCACATCAGTGCGTGGTGATTGCCAGTGGCCATCAATTTGACAGCCTGCCACAAACCGCAGAGTTACCACTTGGCAAAGTGAAAGGCCAAGTGAGCCATATTCCGACCACAGAGACGCTGAGCAAAATCAACAGCGTGCTCTGTTACGACGGTTACATGACTCCCGTTAGCCAACAAAATGGGCATCACTGTATTGGGGCAAGTTATGATCGCCAGCACCTTGATGCGACTTTTGATCCGCAAGCACAACGCGAAAATGTGCAAAAACTGATTCACTGCTTGCCGGAGCAAACGTGGCCATTGGAAGTGGATGTCAGCGGCAATCAATCACGCCAAGGCGTGCGCTGTGTGAGTCGCGATCATCTGCCTTTTGTCGGTAATGTCGGCGAATTTTCGAAAATCACCGAGCAATATCGCGATTTAGCCCAGCAGCAAGAAGTCGAGCCCATCGCGCTCTATCCGCAACTTTATGCGTTGGTCGGGCTTGGCTCACGCGGTTTAAGTAGCGCGCCGCTGATGGCAGAACTTCTCGCTTCGCAAATGTGTGGCGACCCCATGCCACTAGGCGTAGATTTGCTCGAACAGTTACACCCTAGTCGGATGTGGGTTCGAAAGCTACGTAAAGGCAAGGCGCTCACACAAAAAGTCTGA
- the fliO gene encoding flagellar biosynthetic protein FliO: protein MRKLVALFLIPVPGLAATSSQLDLATTLGSLLFVIALILLLAWLLKRMRVPAFGQQKGLSIIKQLPVGTRERVMIIQVGEEQYLIGVTTQSIQLLAKLDNPLIQEELPATAFSNQLMQLLKKHETDSKT from the coding sequence CCCTGTCCCCGGGTTGGCTGCCACCAGCAGCCAACTGGATTTAGCGACCACCTTGGGGTCGCTTTTGTTCGTTATCGCTCTGATACTGCTACTGGCTTGGTTACTCAAACGCATGCGTGTGCCTGCTTTCGGTCAGCAAAAAGGGCTGAGTATCATCAAACAGTTACCCGTTGGCACCCGAGAGCGGGTGATGATCATCCAAGTGGGCGAAGAGCAGTATTTGATTGGGGTGACTACTCAGTCAATTCAACTGCTGGCCAAACTCGATAATCCACTCATACAGGAGGAGCTGCCGGCAACCGCCTTTTCTAACCAGTTGATGCAGCTACTGAAAAAACATGAAACGGACTCAAAGACTTAA
- the aroC gene encoding chorismate synthase encodes MAGNSIGQHFRVTTFGESHGIALGCIVDGCPPGLAICEADLQVDLDRRRPGTSRYTTQRREPDEVKILAGVFEGKTTGTSIGLLIENTDQRSKDYSDIKDKFRPGHADYTYHQKYGVRDYRGGGRSSARETAMRVAAGAIAKKYLQQEFGIEVRAYLSQMGDVAIDKVDWNEIENNDFFCPDVDKVAAFDELIRELKKEGDSIGAKIQVVATGVPVGLGEPVFDRLDADIAHALMSINAVKGVEIGDGFDVVRQKGSQHRDPLTPQGFRSNHSGGILGGISSGQDIVANIALKPTSSITVPGETIDVNGEPTELITKGRHDPCVGIRAVPIAEAMLAIVLMDHLLRHRGQNQGVVTTTPKI; translated from the coding sequence ATGGCAGGAAACAGTATCGGACAACATTTTCGAGTGACCACATTCGGAGAAAGTCACGGTATCGCACTGGGATGTATTGTGGATGGCTGCCCACCGGGGCTGGCTATTTGCGAAGCGGATTTACAAGTGGATCTCGACCGTCGTCGTCCTGGCACATCACGCTATACCACTCAGCGTCGTGAGCCGGACGAAGTCAAAATTCTCGCAGGTGTGTTTGAGGGAAAAACCACAGGCACATCGATTGGGCTATTGATCGAAAACACTGACCAACGCTCTAAAGATTATTCGGATATTAAAGACAAGTTCCGTCCCGGACATGCGGACTACACCTATCACCAAAAATACGGTGTGCGAGATTATCGTGGCGGTGGTCGTTCATCGGCGCGTGAAACCGCCATGCGTGTCGCGGCGGGAGCGATTGCCAAAAAATACCTACAGCAAGAGTTTGGTATTGAAGTGCGAGCTTACTTGTCGCAAATGGGGGATGTCGCGATTGATAAAGTGGATTGGAATGAGATTGAAAACAACGATTTCTTCTGCCCTGATGTCGATAAAGTGGCTGCGTTTGACGAGCTGATCCGTGAGCTGAAAAAAGAAGGCGATTCGATTGGCGCCAAAATCCAAGTGGTTGCTACTGGCGTTCCTGTTGGCTTGGGTGAGCCTGTGTTTGATCGCTTGGATGCGGATATTGCCCATGCCTTGATGAGCATCAACGCCGTGAAAGGAGTCGAGATTGGTGATGGCTTTGATGTGGTGCGCCAAAAAGGCAGCCAACATCGTGATCCGCTCACTCCGCAAGGTTTCCGCTCTAACCATTCCGGTGGCATTTTAGGTGGCATCTCTAGCGGGCAAGATATTGTCGCTAATATTGCTTTGAAGCCAACGTCCAGCATTACCGTGCCGGGTGAAACAATTGATGTTAACGGTGAGCCAACGGAGCTTATCACCAAAGGTCGTCATGACCCTTGTGTGGGGATTCGCGCCGTACCGATTGCAGAAGCCATGTTGGCGATTGTGCTGATGGATCATCTGCTGCGTCATCGTGGTCAGAACCAAGGTGTCGTAACGACAACACCGAAAATTTAG
- the fliP gene encoding flagellar type III secretion system pore protein FliP (The bacterial flagellar biogenesis protein FliP forms a type III secretion system (T3SS)-type pore required for flagellar assembly.), whose translation MKRTQRLNLTSWLTTGLLTWLLSGLLGFTSLAFAEEPLNTAIPSTAAGASSVTVTALEKEQGNAKTIALGSSSGGGGIPAFTMTTNSDGSEDYSINLQILALMTMLGFLPAMVILMTSFTRIVVVMSILRQAMGLQQTPSNQVIIGIALFLTFFIMAPVFNQINEQAVQPYLNEQITARQAFDLAQEPLKAFMLKQTRVNDLETFVEMSGAQVTAPEQVSMAVLIPAFITSELKTAFQIGFMLFLPFLIIDLVVASVLMAMGMMMLSPMIVSLPFKLMLFVLVDGWNLILSTLAGSFAL comes from the coding sequence ATGAAACGGACTCAAAGACTTAATTTAACCTCTTGGTTGACGACAGGATTACTCACTTGGCTGCTTTCGGGGTTGCTTGGTTTTACCTCGCTCGCTTTTGCCGAAGAGCCACTGAATACCGCAATTCCATCAACCGCTGCCGGAGCTTCCTCTGTCACGGTGACGGCGCTAGAAAAAGAGCAGGGGAATGCCAAAACTATCGCGTTAGGCAGTAGCAGTGGTGGCGGTGGAATTCCAGCATTTACCATGACCACCAATTCCGATGGCAGCGAAGATTACTCGATAAACCTGCAAATTCTGGCACTGATGACCATGCTCGGCTTCTTGCCTGCCATGGTGATTTTAATGACGTCCTTTACCCGCATCGTGGTGGTGATGTCTATTCTGCGTCAAGCGATGGGTTTGCAACAAACGCCGTCTAACCAAGTGATTATCGGTATTGCGTTGTTTCTGACCTTTTTCATTATGGCGCCAGTATTTAACCAGATTAATGAACAAGCGGTGCAGCCTTATCTCAATGAGCAGATCACTGCACGCCAAGCGTTTGATTTAGCGCAAGAGCCACTCAAAGCCTTTATGCTCAAGCAGACCCGAGTCAACGATCTGGAAACCTTTGTGGAAATGTCTGGGGCACAAGTGACCGCGCCTGAGCAAGTCTCGATGGCGGTGCTGATCCCCGCTTTTATCACCTCTGAGTTGAAAACGGCCTTCCAAATCGGCTTTATGCTGTTTTTGCCTTTTTTGATCATCGACTTAGTCGTGGCCTCGGTACTCATGGCCATGGGTATGATGATGCTTTCGCCCATGATTGTCTCCTTACCGTTTAAATTGATGTTGTTCGTGTTGGTGGATGGTTGGAATCTGATCCTGTCGACCTTGGCAGGCAGTTTTGCCTTGTAG
- the fliQ gene encoding flagellar biosynthesis protein FliQ, producing MTPEIFVELFQESLWLVLIMVCAIIIPSLLIGLVVAIFQAATSINEQTLSFLPRLIITLLALMFFGHWMTQMLMDFFYSMIERLPQVLY from the coding sequence ATGACACCAGAGATATTTGTCGAACTGTTTCAAGAGTCACTCTGGCTGGTACTGATCATGGTGTGTGCCATCATCATTCCTAGCTTGTTGATTGGTCTCGTGGTCGCCATTTTTCAGGCGGCCACCTCGATTAACGAACAGACGCTGAGCTTCTTGCCGCGTCTCATCATTACCTTATTAGCGCTGATGTTTTTTGGGCACTGGATGACGCAAATGCTGATGGATTTTTTCTACAGCATGATTGAGCGTTTGCCGCAGGTTCTGTACTAG
- a CDS encoding elongation factor P hydroxylase has translation MNHQYQDLIDIFNQTFYADYNTKLELGGDEPIYLPADERVSYHRIIFARGFYASALHEIAHWCVAGPQRRLLEDFGYWYEPDGRTAQVQAEFEKVEIRPQAYEWILAISAGFPFTVSCDNLNGDFEPDRLAFMSKVHSEVLKILEQGLPQRVKMLSEALRAFYQTPALQPEHFAVK, from the coding sequence ATGAACCATCAATACCAAGACCTCATTGATATTTTCAATCAGACGTTTTACGCCGATTACAACACCAAGCTGGAGTTGGGCGGCGATGAGCCCATTTATTTACCGGCGGATGAACGAGTCAGTTACCACCGGATTATTTTTGCTCGTGGCTTTTATGCTTCCGCTTTGCATGAAATCGCTCACTGGTGTGTGGCTGGGCCGCAACGGCGTCTGCTTGAAGATTTTGGTTACTGGTATGAACCGGATGGTCGTACCGCACAAGTGCAGGCGGAATTTGAAAAAGTGGAAATTCGTCCGCAAGCTTATGAGTGGATTTTAGCCATAAGCGCAGGCTTTCCCTTTACCGTAAGTTGTGACAACCTCAACGGTGATTTTGAGCCAGACCGTTTGGCTTTTATGAGCAAGGTACACAGTGAAGTGCTCAAGATTCTTGAACAAGGTTTACCGCAGCGAGTGAAGATGTTGTCGGAGGCGTTACGCGCTTTTTACCAAACGCCCGCCTTGCAGCCTGAACACTTTGCGGTTAAATAA
- a CDS encoding trimeric intracellular cation channel family protein produces MLLSVLYIIGITAEAMTGALSAGRRKMDWFGVMLVASATAIGGGTVRDILLGHYPLGWVKNPEYLAITCVAGVLTTWVYKWVIKLKGLFIRLDALGLIVFSIIGTQVAMRMGLHPGICLVSAVVTGVFGGLLRDLICRQPPLVLHEELYASIALLASGLYLVLLEFGVSDVVSTVVTLVVGYTLRMAAVRFKWRLPSFHLETENSIH; encoded by the coding sequence ATGCTGCTGAGTGTTTTGTATATCATTGGGATTACGGCGGAAGCCATGACCGGAGCTTTGAGTGCCGGCCGTCGCAAAATGGACTGGTTTGGCGTCATGCTGGTTGCCAGCGCTACTGCGATTGGCGGTGGCACAGTGCGTGATATTTTGCTGGGCCACTACCCACTCGGCTGGGTAAAAAATCCTGAATATCTGGCGATTACTTGTGTGGCGGGCGTGCTGACCACTTGGGTCTATAAGTGGGTCATTAAGCTCAAAGGCCTGTTTATTCGTCTTGATGCGCTGGGCCTGATTGTGTTTTCGATCATCGGTACGCAAGTGGCGATGCGCATGGGATTGCACCCCGGCATCTGTTTAGTTTCTGCGGTAGTCACTGGCGTGTTTGGTGGTTTGCTGCGCGATTTAATCTGCCGTCAACCACCTTTGGTATTGCATGAAGAGTTGTACGCCTCGATTGCTCTGTTAGCATCGGGACTGTATCTCGTCTTGCTTGAGTTTGGTGTCAGTGATGTGGTGAGCACAGTGGTGACTCTGGTGGTCGGTTACACTCTGCGGATGGCTGCGGTGCGTTTTAAATGGCGTCTGCCCTCTTTCCATTTAGAAACCGAGAACTCCATTCACTAG
- the fliR gene encoding flagellar biosynthetic protein FliR: MEYPASAVLDFIANYFWPYTRIAAMLMVMTVTGARFVPARVRLYLGLALTFAVMPAIPAVPSDIALLSLQGFMITFEQIVIGVAMGMVTQFLVQIFVMLGQILGMQSSLGFASMVDPANGQNTPLLGQMFMLLATLFFLVSDGHLKMIQLVVFSFKSLPIGSGSLTTVDFRELALWLGIMFKASLAVSLSGIIALLTVNLSFGVMTRAAPQLNIFSLGFSFALLVGLLLCWYIVHGLYTHYDIYWQEAEEQICRLIRLNC; the protein is encoded by the coding sequence ATGGAATATCCCGCCAGTGCCGTGCTTGATTTCATTGCCAACTACTTCTGGCCGTACACCCGCATTGCTGCCATGCTGATGGTGATGACGGTGACTGGCGCGCGCTTTGTACCTGCTCGGGTACGTCTTTATTTGGGGTTAGCCCTAACTTTTGCGGTGATGCCCGCGATTCCAGCAGTACCTTCTGATATTGCCTTACTCTCGTTGCAGGGTTTTATGATAACCTTTGAACAGATTGTGATTGGTGTGGCGATGGGCATGGTCACTCAGTTTTTGGTGCAGATCTTTGTCATGCTTGGTCAAATACTCGGTATGCAATCGAGCTTAGGTTTTGCCTCCATGGTTGACCCTGCCAACGGACAAAATACCCCGCTACTCGGTCAGATGTTTATGCTGTTGGCCACGCTGTTTTTCCTCGTGAGCGATGGTCACTTGAAAATGATCCAACTGGTTGTCTTTAGTTTTAAAAGTTTACCGATCGGTAGCGGCTCGCTGACGACGGTGGATTTTCGTGAGTTAGCATTGTGGCTCGGCATTATGTTTAAAGCATCATTGGCCGTCTCACTGTCAGGCATTATTGCGTTATTAACCGTGAACCTCTCCTTTGGGGTGATGACTCGTGCTGCGCCGCAGCTCAACATTTTTTCGCTCGGTTTTTCCTTTGCGCTCTTGGTGGGTTTATTGCTCTGTTGGTACATAGTTCACGGCTTGTACACCCATTACGACATTTATTGGCAAGAGGCGGAAGAGCAGATCTGCCGTCTCATTCGCTTAAACTGTTAG
- a CDS encoding YfcL family protein, with product MIIEFEEKLLDLIDAQVVNASSDELFAGGYLRGHISLSAAQCEEEGVTDLTIFKQRIEQSLDAARSELSPADRAIVAELWQQLAAQA from the coding sequence ATGATTATTGAATTTGAAGAGAAACTGCTGGATCTGATTGATGCACAAGTCGTTAACGCGTCCAGTGATGAGCTGTTTGCGGGTGGCTATTTGCGTGGTCACATTTCACTTTCTGCGGCACAGTGTGAGGAAGAGGGCGTTACCGATCTCACGATTTTCAAGCAGCGTATTGAACAAAGTTTGGATGCGGCCCGCTCAGAGTTAAGCCCTGCCGACCGCGCGATTGTGGCTGAGCTTTGGCAACAGCTGGCCGCGCAAGCGTAA
- the flhB gene encoding flagellar biosynthesis protein FlhB — MAESDGQERTEEATPRRLQQAKEKGQVARSKELASVSVLVVGAVSLMWFGEALAQGLFTAMQRLFSLSREEIFDVGRLFDIIGGALVNLLLPLLMILITLFVAALIGAAGIGGINFSAEAAMPKLSKMNPLSGFKRMFGMQSWVELLKSILKVLLVSGVAFYLIEASQKDLFQLSLDVYPQNIFHALDILLNFVLLISCSLLVVVAIDIPFQIWQHANQLKMTKQEVKDEYKDTEGKPEVKGRIRMLQREAAQRRMMAALPQADVIITNPEHFSVALRYKQNTDKAPVVIAKGVDHMALKIREIAREYDIAIVPAPPLARALYHTTELEQQIPDGLFVAVAQVLAFVFQLKQYRRKGGQRPKLNEESMPIPPDMRY; from the coding sequence TTGGCAGAATCCGACGGACAAGAAAGGACTGAAGAAGCCACGCCCCGAAGGTTGCAGCAGGCCAAGGAAAAAGGTCAAGTTGCGCGTTCTAAAGAGCTGGCTTCTGTCTCGGTATTGGTGGTAGGTGCAGTCTCCTTAATGTGGTTTGGCGAAGCCCTAGCCCAAGGCCTGTTCACCGCCATGCAGCGACTCTTTTCACTCAGTCGTGAAGAGATCTTCGATGTTGGAAGACTGTTCGACATTATCGGTGGAGCGCTGGTTAACTTGCTGCTACCACTGCTGATGATTTTGATTACCTTATTTGTTGCAGCCTTAATTGGTGCGGCTGGCATCGGGGGAATTAACTTTTCCGCAGAAGCGGCGATGCCTAAACTTTCCAAAATGAATCCACTGAGTGGGTTTAAGCGAATGTTTGGTATGCAAAGCTGGGTCGAGCTGCTCAAATCTATCTTGAAAGTGTTGCTGGTGTCTGGCGTCGCCTTTTATCTGATTGAAGCTTCGCAAAAGGATCTGTTCCAACTCAGTCTCGATGTGTATCCGCAAAACATCTTTCATGCTCTGGATATTCTGCTCAACTTTGTGTTGCTGATCAGTTGTTCGTTACTGGTGGTGGTGGCGATTGATATCCCATTTCAGATTTGGCAGCACGCCAACCAACTGAAAATGACCAAACAGGAAGTCAAAGACGAATACAAAGACACCGAAGGTAAACCAGAGGTGAAAGGGCGTATTCGTATGTTGCAACGTGAAGCAGCGCAGCGACGTATGATGGCTGCACTGCCACAGGCCGATGTGATCATCACTAACCCTGAGCACTTTTCGGTAGCACTGCGTTATAAGCAGAACACCGATAAAGCGCCGGTGGTGATAGCCAAAGGCGTCGATCATATGGCACTCAAGATCCGTGAAATCGCGCGGGAATATGACATTGCGATTGTTCCTGCACCGCCCTTAGCACGAGCCTTGTACCACACTACCGAGCTGGAGCAGCAAATTCCGGATGGTTTGTTCGTAGCGGTCGCGCAAGTGCTGGCGTTCGTCTTCCAGCTTAAACAGTATCGTCGCAAAGGTGGTCAGCGGCCGAAACTCAATGAGGAGAGTATGCCGATCCCTCCGGATATGCGTTATTAA
- the prmB gene encoding 50S ribosomal protein L3 N(5)-glutamine methyltransferase — protein MDKIFVEEAVSELHTLQDMIRWTVSRFNAANLFYGQGTDNAWDEAVQLILPTLYLPIDVPPHVLSSRLTSSERLRVVERVIKRINDRTPVAYLTNKAWFCGLEFFVDSRVLVPRSPIGELIQNRFEPWLTEEPTRIMDLCTGSGCIAIACANAFPEAEVDAIDISVDALNVAEQNIQDHGLEQQVFPIRSDLFRDLPQEQYDLIVTNPPYVDQEDMDSLPSEFRHEPELGLAAGSDGLKLARRILANAPLYLKENGILVCEVGNSMVHMMEQYPHIPFTWLEFENGGHGVFLLAREQLIDCAADFALYKD, from the coding sequence TTGGATAAGATTTTCGTTGAGGAAGCGGTTTCTGAACTGCATACCTTGCAAGACATGATTCGTTGGACTGTGAGTCGATTTAACGCTGCGAACCTGTTTTATGGTCAAGGCACGGACAACGCTTGGGATGAAGCGGTACAACTCATTCTGCCAACGCTCTATCTGCCGATTGATGTGCCTCCGCATGTGCTGAGTTCGCGCTTAACCAGCAGCGAGCGTTTGCGTGTGGTAGAACGCGTGATCAAACGTATTAACGATCGTACCCCCGTGGCGTATCTGACCAACAAAGCGTGGTTTTGTGGCCTTGAGTTTTTCGTTGACTCGCGAGTACTGGTTCCGCGTTCGCCGATCGGTGAGCTGATCCAAAACCGCTTTGAACCTTGGTTGACAGAAGAGCCAACCCGCATCATGGATCTGTGTACCGGCAGTGGTTGTATCGCGATTGCTTGTGCCAATGCTTTCCCAGAAGCTGAAGTTGATGCGATTGATATTTCAGTCGATGCGCTGAACGTCGCCGAGCAAAACATTCAAGATCACGGTCTAGAACAGCAAGTTTTCCCTATCCGTTCCGATCTGTTCCGTGATTTGCCACAAGAGCAGTATGACCTGATTGTGACCAATCCACCTTATGTGGATCAAGAAGACATGGATAGCCTGCCAAGTGAGTTTCGTCATGAGCCTGAACTTGGCCTTGCTGCCGGTAGCGATGGTTTGAAACTGGCACGCCGTATTCTGGCCAATGCGCCACTTTACCTGAAAGAGAACGGGATTCTGGTGTGTGAAGTGGGCAACTCGATGGTGCACATGATGGAACAGTACCCGCACATTCCATTTACTTGGTTAGAGTTTGAAAATGGCGGCCATGGCGTATTTTTGCTGGCTCGTGAGCAGCTTATCGACTGTGCGGCGGATTTTGCTCTATACAAAGACTAA
- the smrB gene encoding endonuclease SmrB produces the protein MSKNDHRNTHNKSDKDNLNDDFSLFRDEVKGVKKLRQDTILHAPNRNPKQKEIRRTEREASDNDFYFSDEFMPHLTDEGPTRYARSDVSKYEVKRLRRGVYVPDVFLDMHGMTQQEAKRELGAMIAYCLKENVHCACVQHGIGKHILKQNVPLWLAQHPDVLAFHQAPLEFGGDGALLVLLSIPEK, from the coding sequence ATGAGCAAAAACGATCACCGAAATACCCATAATAAGAGCGATAAAGATAATCTTAACGACGATTTCTCACTGTTTCGTGACGAAGTAAAGGGCGTAAAAAAGTTGCGTCAGGATACCATACTCCACGCACCAAACAGAAATCCCAAGCAAAAAGAAATCCGCCGTACCGAGCGTGAAGCCTCCGACAATGATTTCTATTTTTCTGACGAGTTTATGCCTCATCTGACGGATGAAGGGCCGACCCGTTATGCGCGCAGTGATGTCTCCAAGTACGAAGTGAAAAGGCTCCGCCGCGGTGTGTATGTGCCGGATGTGTTTTTGGATATGCACGGTATGACTCAGCAAGAAGCGAAACGCGAGTTAGGCGCGATGATCGCCTACTGCCTAAAGGAGAATGTGCACTGTGCTTGTGTGCAGCACGGCATTGGCAAGCACATTTTGAAACAGAACGTCCCACTCTGGTTGGCGCAGCACCCCGATGTGCTGGCCTTCCACCAAGCACCACTGGAGTTTGGTGGTGATGGCGCACTGTTGGTGCTGCTGTCGATTCCTGAAAAATAG
- a CDS encoding NADPH-dependent FMN reductase, which yields MKIIAFGASTSSTSINQALATFTANLVDGAQVQVLNINDYSVPMFSEDLEKEIGQAEGAQAFLRDLAQADAFVISFAEHNGHYPAAYKNLFDWATRINRALFGDKPAVYLSTSPGPGGAQSVLAAATASAPFFGGNVKASVSVPSFYDNFDLEQGVVTKPEIVAELKAAVAKLSA from the coding sequence ATGAAAATTATTGCCTTCGGTGCCAGCACCAGTTCAACTTCGATCAACCAAGCGCTTGCCACTTTTACTGCCAATCTTGTCGATGGCGCACAGGTACAAGTACTGAATATCAATGATTACTCTGTGCCTATGTTCAGCGAAGATCTGGAAAAAGAGATCGGTCAAGCGGAAGGAGCCCAAGCCTTTTTACGCGATCTTGCACAAGCAGATGCTTTCGTGATTTCGTTTGCTGAGCACAATGGTCACTACCCTGCGGCGTACAAAAATCTGTTCGATTGGGCAACTCGTATCAATCGTGCTCTGTTTGGTGATAAGCCAGCGGTGTACCTGTCTACTTCTCCAGGCCCAGGTGGTGCACAGTCAGTGCTTGCCGCGGCAACTGCTTCAGCGCCTTTCTTTGGTGGAAATGTGAAAGCTTCCGTTTCGGTGCCTAGCTTCTACGATAACTTCGATCTCGAGCAAGGGGTTGTGACCAAGCCTGAGATTGTTGCTGAGCTGAAAGCGGCGGTGGCTAAGCTCTCTGCCTAA